From [Clostridium] symbiosum, a single genomic window includes:
- a CDS encoding FprA family A-type flavoprotein, translating to MNAIQVKEGIYWVGALDWHLRNFHGYTTNRGATYNAYLIIDEKVALIDAVKAPFSKELLERISSVIDPSKIDYIISNHVEMDHSGALPAMAKACPNATIVTSAPSGVKGLTAHYGQLNYMPVKSGSTLSLGKRTLSFVATPMLHWPDNMITWCPEEKLLFSNDAFGQHYCTNTRFDDDSDFCETMQEAKKYYANIIMCYGKQAAGAWKTVKELAPEMIAPSHGVIWRSHVDDILDGYEKWSTHEPETGALVVFDSMWHSTETMAQTIAEAFTGQGVPVKLYDLKQSHLSDIIVNLLDCKYVAVGSPTLNNNMLPTVAAFLCYMKGLSPKNRRAFSFGSYGWGGQANAQIDEELKKCGFELCLDTLKIQYIPSEEQLKEIDEKIKSLD from the coding sequence ATGAACGCAATTCAGGTTAAAGAAGGCATATACTGGGTGGGGGCGCTGGACTGGCACCTGCGCAATTTTCACGGATACACGACGAACCGGGGCGCAACCTACAATGCCTATTTGATTATTGACGAGAAGGTTGCATTGATCGATGCGGTAAAGGCGCCGTTTTCCAAAGAACTGCTGGAGCGGATCAGCAGTGTCATCGACCCTTCTAAAATTGATTACATAATCTCAAACCATGTGGAGATGGATCACTCCGGCGCTCTTCCTGCCATGGCCAAGGCCTGCCCGAACGCCACAATCGTCACCAGCGCTCCCAGCGGAGTGAAGGGACTGACCGCCCATTACGGACAGCTCAATTACATGCCGGTGAAGAGCGGCAGCACCTTAAGCCTCGGAAAACGCACGCTCTCCTTTGTCGCCACCCCAATGCTCCACTGGCCGGACAATATGATCACCTGGTGCCCGGAGGAAAAACTGCTTTTCTCCAACGACGCATTCGGACAGCATTACTGCACCAACACCCGCTTTGATGATGATTCCGACTTCTGTGAGACTATGCAGGAGGCAAAGAAATATTATGCCAATATTATTATGTGCTACGGGAAACAGGCCGCAGGGGCCTGGAAAACCGTCAAGGAACTGGCTCCCGAGATGATCGCCCCTAGCCATGGCGTCATCTGGAGAAGCCATGTGGACGATATTCTGGATGGCTATGAAAAATGGAGCACCCACGAACCGGAGACTGGGGCGCTTGTGGTCTTCGACAGCATGTGGCATTCCACGGAGACCATGGCACAGACGATTGCCGAGGCATTTACCGGGCAGGGCGTTCCGGTGAAGCTTTACGATTTAAAGCAGTCCCACCTCTCGGACATCATCGTAAATCTTCTGGACTGCAAATATGTAGCCGTCGGTTCACCGACCCTCAACAACAATATGCTGCCGACCGTGGCAGCTTTCCTCTGCTACATGAAGGGCCTCTCCCCAAAGAACCGCAGGGCATTCTCCTTCGGCTCCTACGGCTGGGGCGGACAGGCCAACGCACAGATCGATGAGGAACTCAAAAAATGCGGATTCGAACTCTGCCTTGATACGCTGAAAATTCAGTATATTCCCTCGGAGGAACAGTTAAAAGAAATCGATGAGAAGATAAAGAGTCTGGACTAA
- a CDS encoding BlaI/MecI/CopY family transcriptional regulator, producing the protein MTDLKLYDAEFKFMNIVWEVEPINSKELSVICGDRLGWKRPTTYTVIRKLSERGFIKNENTTVTALVKREQVQKYEAEMLLEKAFGGSLPSFIAAFLKDKSLNDEETEVLLKMIEEAKE; encoded by the coding sequence ATGACTGATTTGAAACTGTACGATGCAGAATTTAAGTTTATGAACATTGTGTGGGAGGTGGAGCCTATTAACTCCAAGGAGCTCTCCGTTATCTGTGGGGATCGCCTGGGGTGGAAGCGTCCGACTACCTACACGGTCATCCGTAAACTCTCCGAACGCGGTTTTATCAAAAATGAAAATACCACGGTGACAGCTCTTGTTAAAAGGGAACAGGTGCAGAAATACGAGGCCGAGATGCTGCTTGAAAAGGCGTTTGGCGGCTCCCTTCCCTCTTTTATCGCGGCGTTCCTGAAAGATAAATCCCTGAACGATGAGGAGACGGAGGTTCTTTTAAAAATGATAGAGGAGGCGAAGGAATGA